The proteins below come from a single Agromyces flavus genomic window:
- a CDS encoding PTS sugar transporter subunit IIA yields MTLPPLPDDAVILAARADDWRAAVREAGRGLARSGATREGYADRMIAVLEEFGAYIVIAPGLALAHARPGPDVVRSGLAVVTLAEPVAFGHPHNDPVRVVVGLAVSNAEEHVASVAGLANVFNERSAIDRLAGARSAADVIAVFDEGAEARREATDGTGAAS; encoded by the coding sequence ATGACGCTTCCCCCGCTCCCCGACGATGCCGTGATCCTGGCCGCTCGCGCAGACGACTGGCGTGCCGCCGTCCGAGAGGCCGGGCGGGGGCTGGCCCGATCCGGCGCGACGCGCGAGGGCTACGCCGACCGCATGATCGCGGTGCTCGAGGAGTTCGGCGCGTACATCGTCATCGCGCCCGGCCTGGCGCTCGCGCACGCGCGACCGGGACCTGACGTCGTGCGCAGCGGGCTCGCGGTCGTCACCCTCGCCGAGCCCGTGGCGTTCGGCCATCCGCACAACGACCCGGTGCGCGTGGTCGTCGGACTCGCGGTCTCGAACGCCGAGGAGCACGTGGCCAGCGTGGCGGGCCTGGCGAACGTCTTCAACGAGCGGTCGGCCATCGACCGGCTCGCCGGTGCGCGCTCCGCGGCCGACGTGATCGCCGTGTTCGACGAGGGCGCTGAGGCGCGCCGCGAGGCGACGGATGGCACGGGGGCGGCCTCATGA
- a CDS encoding adenosine deaminase, giving the protein MDTHATDYRLEGDGTDIRSLPKISLHDHLDGGLRPQTLIELADEIGHEVPAADAEALGTWFAEQSNSGSLVEYLKTFDLTTAVMQTRDGLARVAREFVLDLAEDGVIYGEVRWAPEQHLTRGLSLDETVEAVQAGLDEGVDEVRRQGGRIRVGQLVTAMRHADRGLEIAELAVRHRDRGVVGFDIAGAEAGFPASRHRTAFDYLATRFLPVTVHAGEGDGLESIRSALFDGRALRLGHGVRLAEDLTIERQDDENTYVSLGPVAQWVRDREIALETSPSSNLQTGAIARWGDELVDHPFDLLYQLGFRVTVNTDNRLQSSTSLTRELALLVDAFGYDLDDLETFQLNAAAAAFLPLDDREDLVEQIQDGFDEA; this is encoded by the coding sequence GTGGACACGCACGCGACCGACTACCGGCTCGAGGGGGACGGCACCGACATCCGGTCGCTGCCCAAGATCTCGTTGCACGATCACCTCGACGGCGGCCTGCGGCCGCAGACCCTGATCGAACTCGCCGACGAGATCGGCCACGAGGTGCCCGCGGCCGACGCCGAGGCGCTCGGCACCTGGTTCGCCGAGCAGTCGAACTCGGGTTCGCTCGTCGAGTACCTCAAGACGTTCGACCTGACGACCGCGGTCATGCAGACGCGCGACGGCTTGGCCCGAGTCGCCCGCGAGTTCGTGCTCGACCTCGCCGAGGACGGCGTGATCTACGGCGAGGTGCGCTGGGCGCCCGAACAGCACCTCACGCGCGGGCTCTCGCTCGACGAGACCGTCGAGGCCGTGCAGGCCGGTCTCGACGAGGGCGTCGACGAGGTGCGTCGGCAAGGCGGTCGCATCCGCGTGGGGCAGCTCGTGACGGCCATGCGCCACGCCGACCGCGGGCTCGAGATCGCCGAGCTCGCGGTTCGCCATCGCGATCGCGGCGTCGTCGGCTTCGACATCGCGGGAGCCGAGGCCGGGTTCCCCGCCAGCCGGCACCGCACGGCCTTCGACTACCTCGCCACGCGGTTCCTCCCCGTCACCGTGCACGCCGGCGAGGGCGACGGCCTCGAGTCCATCCGCAGCGCACTGTTCGACGGCCGGGCCCTGCGCCTGGGCCACGGCGTCCGCCTCGCCGAGGACCTGACCATCGAGCGCCAGGACGACGAGAACACCTACGTCTCGCTCGGTCCGGTCGCGCAGTGGGTTCGCGACCGCGAGATCGCGCTCGAGACGAGCCCGTCGTCGAATCTGCAGACCGGCGCGATCGCGCGGTGGGGTGACGAACTCGTCGACCACCCGTTCGACCTGCTCTACCAGCTCGGCTTCCGTGTCACCGTCAACACCGACAACCGCCTGCAGTCGTCCACGAGCCTCACCCGTGAGCTGGCGCTGCTCGTCGACGCCTTCGGCTACGACCTCGACGACCTCGAGACGTTCCAGCTGAACGCCGCCGCGGCCGCGTTCCTGCCTCTCGACGACCGCGAGGACCTGGTCGAGCAGATCCAGGACGGCTTCGACGAGGCCTGA
- a CDS encoding thymidine phosphorylase — MSAVEAFDAVDLIRTKRDRGELSTEQIGWLVDAYTRGYVADEQMSAMTMAIFLNGMTRREIRDMTMAMIASGERMDFSGLGKPTTDKHSTGGVGDKITLPLMPLVASFGVAVPQLSGRGLGHTGGTLDKLESIPGWRAELSNDEMFAQLRDVGGVICAAGAGLAPADKKLYALRDITGTVEAIPLIASSIMSKKIAEGTGALVLDVKFGSGAFLQDIERSRELARTMVELGEDAGVATSALLTNMNVPLGLTIGNANEVRESVEVLAGGGPADIRELTVELAREMLALAGQADVDVEAALDDGRAMDTWRAAIRAQGGDPDAPLPTAREQHVVVAERDGVLVRQEALPFGIGAWRLGAGRARKEDPVQHAAGIDLHAKPGDAVRKGEPLFTLHADEPERFARALEAVEGAWTIGEPGDEIQDGGPLIADRIGR, encoded by the coding sequence ATGAGCGCGGTCGAGGCCTTCGACGCCGTCGACCTGATCCGCACGAAGCGCGATCGCGGCGAGCTGTCGACCGAGCAGATCGGCTGGCTCGTCGACGCGTACACCCGGGGATACGTCGCCGACGAGCAGATGTCGGCCATGACCATGGCGATCTTCCTCAACGGCATGACGCGCCGCGAGATCCGCGACATGACCATGGCGATGATCGCCTCGGGCGAGCGCATGGACTTCTCCGGCCTCGGCAAGCCCACGACCGACAAGCACTCGACGGGCGGCGTGGGCGACAAGATCACGCTGCCCCTGATGCCGCTCGTGGCGTCCTTCGGCGTCGCCGTGCCGCAGCTGTCGGGCCGCGGTCTCGGCCACACGGGCGGCACACTCGACAAGCTCGAGTCCATCCCCGGATGGCGCGCCGAGCTGTCGAACGACGAGATGTTCGCGCAGCTGCGCGACGTCGGCGGCGTGATCTGCGCGGCGGGCGCGGGCCTCGCCCCCGCCGACAAGAAGCTGTACGCGCTCCGCGACATCACGGGGACCGTCGAGGCCATCCCGCTCATCGCCTCGTCGATCATGTCGAAGAAGATCGCCGAGGGCACGGGGGCGCTGGTGCTCGACGTGAAGTTCGGCTCGGGCGCGTTCCTGCAGGACATCGAGCGCTCTCGCGAGCTCGCTCGCACCATGGTCGAGCTCGGCGAGGATGCGGGCGTGGCGACGTCGGCGCTGCTCACGAACATGAACGTCCCGCTCGGACTCACCATCGGCAACGCCAACGAGGTGCGCGAGTCCGTCGAGGTCCTCGCGGGCGGCGGGCCTGCAGACATCCGCGAGCTGACCGTCGAACTCGCGCGCGAGATGCTCGCGCTCGCCGGGCAGGCCGACGTGGACGTCGAGGCCGCGCTCGACGACGGTCGCGCGATGGACACCTGGCGTGCGGCCATCCGCGCGCAGGGCGGCGACCCCGACGCGCCGCTGCCGACGGCGCGGGAGCAGCACGTGGTGGTGGCCGAACGCGACGGCGTGCTCGTCCGGCAGGAGGCGCTGCCGTTCGGCATCGGGGCATGGCGCCTGGGCGCCGGGCGGGCACGCAAGGAGGACCCGGTCCAGCACGCCGCCGGCATCGACCTGCACGCCAAGCCCGGCGATGCGGTCCGCAAGGGCGAGCCGCTGTTCACGCTCCACGCCGATGAGCCCGAGCGCTTCGCACGCGCCCTCGAGGCCGTCGAGGGCGCGTGGACGATCGGCGAGCCCGGCGACGAGATCCAGGACGGCGGCCCCCTCATCGCCGACCGCATCGGCCGCTGA
- a CDS encoding cytidine deaminase, with product MTAQHAIDWDHLREIAREAMAKAYVPYSQFPVGAAAIADDGRIVSGCNVENASYGVTLCAECSLVSALVMSGGGRLTAFTCVDGHGNVLMPCGRCRQLLFEHSADGMILETVSGLKTIDEVLPDAFGPRQLAEFRGESA from the coding sequence ATGACCGCCCAGCACGCGATCGACTGGGACCACCTCCGCGAGATCGCCCGCGAGGCGATGGCGAAGGCGTACGTCCCGTACTCTCAGTTCCCCGTCGGCGCGGCAGCCATCGCCGACGACGGCCGCATCGTGAGCGGATGCAACGTCGAGAACGCCTCCTACGGCGTCACGCTGTGCGCCGAATGCTCGCTGGTCTCCGCCCTGGTCATGTCGGGCGGCGGCCGGCTCACGGCGTTCACGTGCGTCGACGGCCACGGGAACGTGCTCATGCCCTGCGGCCGGTGCCGCCAGCTGCTCTTCGAGCACTCGGCCGACGGCATGATCCTCGAGACCGTGTCGGGACTGAAGACCATCGACGAGGTGCTGCCCGACGCGTTCGGTCCGCGACAGCTCGCCGAGTTCCGAGGGGAGTCCGCATGA
- a CDS encoding ABC transporter permease, with translation MTSSLANAPVAPQSASLDTTVVTSWKAPIAFGIFTLVLLAFAVFAPRSGGTTTYRLSTANDVIQLPELVVPAMPALWTVVILLAIATAYSAWLVSQKRRVPLWLVVVYAILFMFGFLTWAGAGASLPMIGLLFGSLSLAVPLIFGSLAGVIGERAGVVNIAIEGQLLAGAFTAAVVCSIVSTSTGQSWLGLIAGTVAAMVAGMLVGMVLAAFAIKYFVDQVIVGVVLNVLVVGLTSFFFSQVLAPNAAELNNTGQRFERLPIPILSEIPIIGPVLFRQTIIVYLMYIAVALVYVGLFHTKWGLRVRAVGEHPQAADTVGINVNRTRFWNVALAGAIAGLGGTFFTIGSGIAFNKEMTAGAGFIALAAVIFGQWDPIKATLAALLFGFASNLQNTLSVIGSPVPSEFMLMLPYVVTIFAVAGLVGKSRAPAADGKPYIKS, from the coding sequence GTGACCAGCTCACTGGCGAACGCCCCCGTGGCCCCGCAGTCCGCGTCGCTCGACACGACGGTCGTGACGAGCTGGAAGGCGCCCATCGCCTTCGGCATCTTCACGCTCGTGCTGCTCGCCTTCGCCGTGTTCGCACCGCGATCCGGCGGCACGACCACCTATCGGCTCTCGACGGCCAACGACGTCATCCAGCTCCCAGAGCTCGTCGTCCCCGCGATGCCCGCGCTGTGGACCGTCGTGATCCTGCTCGCGATCGCCACGGCGTACTCGGCGTGGCTCGTCTCGCAGAAGCGCCGCGTGCCGCTCTGGCTGGTCGTCGTCTACGCGATCCTGTTCATGTTCGGCTTCCTGACCTGGGCCGGCGCGGGTGCATCGCTGCCGATGATCGGCCTGCTCTTCGGCTCGCTGAGCCTCGCGGTCCCGCTGATCTTCGGCTCGCTGGCCGGCGTCATCGGCGAGCGTGCCGGCGTCGTCAACATCGCGATCGAGGGCCAGCTCCTCGCGGGCGCCTTCACCGCGGCCGTCGTCTGCTCGATCGTGTCGACGTCGACCGGCCAGTCCTGGCTCGGCCTCATCGCGGGCACCGTGGCGGCCATGGTCGCCGGCATGCTCGTCGGGATGGTGCTCGCGGCCTTCGCGATCAAGTACTTCGTCGACCAGGTCATCGTGGGCGTGGTGCTCAACGTGCTCGTGGTGGGCCTCACGAGCTTCTTCTTCTCGCAGGTGCTCGCCCCGAACGCCGCCGAGCTCAACAACACCGGCCAGCGGTTCGAGCGGCTGCCCATCCCGATCCTCAGCGAGATCCCGATCATCGGACCCGTCCTGTTCCGGCAGACGATCATCGTGTACCTCATGTACATCGCGGTCGCGCTGGTCTACGTCGGCCTGTTCCACACCAAGTGGGGCCTGCGGGTCCGCGCGGTGGGCGAGCACCCGCAGGCGGCCGACACCGTCGGCATCAACGTCAACCGCACCCGGTTCTGGAACGTGGCGCTCGCGGGCGCGATCGCCGGCCTCGGCGGCACGTTCTTCACGATCGGCTCGGGCATCGCCTTCAACAAGGAGATGACCGCGGGCGCGGGCTTCATCGCGCTCGCCGCCGTCATCTTCGGCCAGTGGGATCCGATCAAGGCGACCCTCGCGGCGCTGCTGTTCGGCTTCGCATCGAACCTGCAGAACACGTTGTCGGTCATCGGTTCGCCCGTGCCGAGCGAGTTCATGCTCATGCTGCCGTACGTCGTGACCATCTTCGCCGTCGCCGGCCTGGTCGGGAAGTCGCGGGCGCCCGCGGCCGACGGCAAGCCGTACATCAAGTCCTGA
- a CDS encoding ABC transporter permease, translating into MSDPQDPRGDAPRADEPDLDIDVVLEEPGAVSEEPAAAPVAGPGVTPTPEGAEVPPPSRWHTTLRDIATGNAIISVLAVLLALLVGAIMIAFTDERVQETSVYFFARPTDTLIAVWDSVSGAYSALFQGAVYNFRRDNFIDGIRPLTETLTFATPLIAGGLGVALAFRVGMFNIGGRGQMLIAASVAGWLAFGFDLPWGIHMLVALVGGLVGGALWAGIAGVLKARTGAHEVIVTIMLNYVAFYLVSWLLRTPGLLQAPGSSNPKTPAMKETAVFPALLGDQYNLHFGFILAVIATVVVWWILSRSSLGFKFRAVGINPNAARVAGINVKGMYVYAMLISGALLGLAGVSQVLGTVTSGFTAGIDAGIGFDAITVALLGRSTPWGTFAAGILFGAFKAGGFAMQAAEGVPIEIVLVVQSLIVLFIAAPPLVRTIFRLPDPDRRKRPTRVTPKEVVAK; encoded by the coding sequence ATGAGCGACCCCCAGGACCCGCGGGGCGACGCGCCCCGCGCCGACGAGCCCGACCTCGACATCGACGTCGTCCTCGAAGAACCCGGCGCCGTGTCCGAGGAGCCCGCCGCGGCCCCGGTCGCCGGCCCCGGCGTCACGCCGACGCCCGAAGGCGCCGAGGTGCCGCCGCCGTCCCGCTGGCACACGACCCTGCGCGACATCGCGACGGGCAACGCCATCATCTCCGTGCTCGCGGTCCTGCTCGCGCTGCTGGTCGGCGCGATCATGATCGCCTTCACCGACGAGCGCGTCCAGGAGACGAGCGTCTACTTCTTCGCGCGTCCGACCGACACGCTCATCGCGGTCTGGGATTCCGTGTCGGGCGCTTACTCGGCGCTGTTCCAGGGTGCGGTCTACAACTTCCGGCGCGACAACTTCATCGACGGCATCCGCCCGCTCACCGAGACGCTGACCTTCGCGACGCCGCTGATCGCGGGTGGCCTCGGCGTGGCGCTCGCGTTCCGCGTCGGCATGTTCAACATCGGTGGACGCGGCCAGATGCTCATCGCCGCGTCGGTGGCGGGATGGCTCGCATTCGGCTTCGACCTGCCCTGGGGCATCCACATGCTCGTGGCCCTCGTCGGCGGACTCGTGGGCGGCGCCCTCTGGGCCGGCATCGCCGGTGTTCTCAAGGCGCGCACCGGCGCCCACGAGGTGATCGTGACGATCATGCTGAACTACGTGGCCTTCTACCTCGTGTCGTGGCTGCTCCGAACGCCCGGCCTCCTGCAGGCGCCGGGGTCGTCGAACCCCAAGACGCCCGCGATGAAGGAGACGGCGGTCTTCCCCGCGCTGCTGGGCGACCAGTACAACCTGCACTTCGGGTTCATCCTCGCGGTGATCGCGACCGTGGTCGTCTGGTGGATCCTGAGCCGCTCCAGCCTGGGGTTCAAATTCCGCGCCGTCGGCATCAACCCCAACGCGGCGCGCGTGGCCGGCATCAACGTCAAGGGCATGTACGTCTACGCGATGCTCATCTCGGGCGCGCTCCTGGGCCTCGCCGGCGTGAGCCAGGTGCTCGGCACCGTGACGAGCGGTTTCACGGCCGGCATCGACGCCGGCATCGGCTTCGACGCGATCACCGTGGCACTGCTCGGCCGCTCGACGCCGTGGGGCACCTTCGCGGCCGGCATCCTCTTCGGCGCGTTCAAGGCCGGCGGCTTCGCCATGCAGGCCGCCGAGGGCGTGCCGATCGAGATCGTGCTCGTGGTGCAGTCGCTCATCGTGCTCTTCATCGCCGCGCCGCCGCTCGTGCGCACGATCTTCCGACTGCCCGACCCCGACCGCCGCAAGCGACCCACGCGCGTGACCCCGAAGGAGGTGGTGGCGAAGTGA
- a CDS encoding ABC transporter ATP-binding protein, which produces MKLELRGITKRFGSLVANDHIDLTVEAGEIHCLLGENGAGKSTLMNVLYGLYQADEGEVLLDGEVQHFAGPGDAMAAGIGMVHQHFMLIPVFTVAENVMLGNESTRTGGLLDLAAAREKVTEISKRFGFHVDPDALVEDLPVGVQQRVEIIKALSRDARVLVFDEPTAVLTPQETDELMGIMRQLKESGTSIVFITHKLREVREVADRITVIRLGKVVGEASPTASNAELASLMVGRTVELKVHKEEPTLGEPSLVVDGLTVIDPLGHLVVNDVSFEVRRGEILAVAGVQGNGQTELTEALLGLQERVEGTVRLEGVELVGASVRRILESGVGFVPEDRNEDGLVGEFTIAENLMLNRSESPPFVRAGNLQRGALAEFAREKVREFDIRTQGIDVWASRLSGGNQQKVVLARELSRDLRLLVAAQPTRGVDVGSIEFIHKRIVEARDAGVPVLVVSTELDEVEALADRIMVMYRGRIVGIVPGNTPRDVLGLMMAGETPAEGAAA; this is translated from the coding sequence ATGAAGCTCGAACTTCGCGGCATCACGAAGCGCTTCGGCAGCCTGGTCGCCAACGACCACATCGACCTCACCGTGGAGGCTGGAGAGATCCACTGCCTCCTCGGCGAGAACGGCGCGGGCAAGTCGACGCTGATGAACGTGCTCTACGGCCTGTACCAAGCCGACGAGGGCGAGGTGCTCCTCGACGGCGAGGTGCAGCACTTCGCCGGACCGGGTGACGCGATGGCCGCTGGCATCGGCATGGTGCACCAGCACTTCATGCTCATCCCCGTGTTCACGGTGGCCGAGAACGTCATGCTCGGCAACGAGTCCACCCGCACCGGCGGGTTGCTCGACCTCGCGGCGGCCCGCGAGAAGGTTACCGAGATCTCGAAGCGATTCGGCTTCCACGTCGATCCCGACGCGCTGGTCGAAGACCTCCCCGTCGGCGTCCAGCAGCGCGTCGAGATCATCAAGGCGCTCTCCCGCGACGCGCGCGTGCTCGTCTTCGACGAGCCCACGGCCGTGCTCACGCCGCAGGAGACCGACGAGCTGATGGGCATCATGCGCCAGCTCAAGGAGTCGGGCACGTCCATCGTGTTCATCACGCACAAGCTGCGCGAGGTACGCGAGGTCGCCGACCGCATCACGGTCATCCGCCTCGGCAAGGTCGTCGGCGAGGCGTCCCCCACCGCGTCGAACGCCGAGCTGGCCTCCCTCATGGTCGGTCGCACGGTCGAGCTGAAGGTCCACAAGGAGGAGCCGACGCTCGGCGAGCCCTCGCTCGTGGTCGACGGCCTCACCGTGATCGACCCGCTCGGTCACCTCGTCGTCAACGACGTGAGCTTCGAGGTGCGTCGGGGCGAGATCCTCGCCGTCGCGGGCGTCCAGGGCAACGGCCAGACCGAGCTCACCGAGGCGCTGCTCGGCCTGCAGGAACGCGTCGAGGGCACGGTCCGCCTCGAGGGCGTCGAGCTCGTCGGAGCCAGCGTGCGCCGCATCCTCGAATCCGGCGTGGGCTTCGTGCCCGAGGACCGCAACGAGGACGGCCTGGTCGGCGAGTTCACGATCGCCGAGAACCTGATGCTGAACCGGAGCGAGAGTCCGCCGTTCGTGCGGGCCGGCAACCTCCAGCGCGGTGCGCTGGCCGAGTTCGCGCGCGAGAAGGTGCGCGAGTTCGACATCCGCACGCAGGGCATCGACGTCTGGGCGAGCCGGCTCTCGGGCGGCAACCAGCAGAAGGTCGTGCTCGCGCGCGAGTTGAGCCGCGACCTGCGCCTGCTCGTCGCCGCCCAGCCCACCCGCGGCGTCGACGTCGGCTCGATCGAGTTCATCCACAAGCGCATCGTCGAGGCGCGCGACGCCGGTGTCCCGGTGCTCGTCGTCTCGACCGAGCTCGACGAGGTCGAGGCGCTCGCCGACCGGATCATGGTCATGTACCGGGGTCGCATCGTCGGGATCGTCCCCGGCAACACGCCCCGCGACGTCCTCGGCCTCATGATGGCCGGCGAAACCCCCGCAGAAGGAGCGGCCGCATGA
- a CDS encoding BMP family lipoprotein, translated as MTFTFKKAAFGGLATLGAVALLAGCASAPEEAEDGGASGEAIDFQPCMVSDAGGFDDKSFNQLGFEGITKAADELGVEAITVESASETDYAPNLTSLVDQGCDLIVTVGFALSAATVESALANPDIEYVIIDDAADNDFDGTVDSENIKPILFDTAQAAFLAGYAAADFSETDKIGTFGGMNFPTVSIFMDGFKQGADYYNQEKGTSVQVLGWDGTDGLFTGGFEANDTARQVAQGLIDQDVDVLLPVGGPIYQSAAAAIREAGRDIALIGVDADFTETDPDVADLVLTSILKGIDVGTYEAVLAAGQGEFDATPFIGTLENEGVGLAPFHDFESKVSDTLQGELDELKDAIIAGDIEVKSYLAG; from the coding sequence GTGACGTTCACGTTCAAGAAGGCCGCGTTCGGCGGCCTGGCGACGCTCGGCGCGGTCGCGCTGCTCGCGGGCTGCGCATCGGCCCCCGAAGAGGCCGAAGACGGCGGCGCCTCGGGCGAGGCGATCGACTTCCAGCCGTGCATGGTCTCCGACGCCGGCGGCTTCGACGACAAGTCGTTCAACCAGCTCGGCTTCGAGGGCATCACCAAGGCGGCCGACGAGCTCGGCGTCGAGGCCATCACCGTCGAGTCCGCGTCCGAGACCGACTACGCGCCGAACCTGACGAGCCTCGTCGACCAGGGCTGCGACCTCATCGTGACCGTCGGCTTCGCTCTCTCGGCGGCGACCGTCGAGTCGGCGCTCGCCAACCCCGACATCGAGTACGTCATCATCGACGACGCGGCCGACAACGACTTCGACGGCACCGTCGACTCCGAGAACATCAAGCCGATCCTCTTCGACACCGCCCAGGCGGCGTTCCTGGCCGGGTACGCGGCGGCAGACTTCAGCGAGACCGACAAGATCGGCACGTTCGGCGGCATGAACTTCCCGACCGTCTCGATCTTCATGGACGGCTTCAAGCAGGGCGCCGACTACTACAACCAGGAGAAGGGCACGAGCGTCCAGGTCCTCGGCTGGGACGGCACCGACGGCCTCTTCACGGGTGGATTCGAGGCGAACGACACCGCTCGCCAGGTCGCCCAGGGCCTGATCGACCAGGACGTCGACGTGCTGCTGCCCGTCGGCGGCCCGATCTACCAGTCGGCTGCGGCGGCGATCCGCGAGGCCGGCCGTGACATCGCCCTCATCGGCGTGGACGCGGACTTCACCGAGACCGACCCCGACGTCGCCGACCTCGTGCTGACCTCGATCCTCAAGGGCATCGACGTCGGCACCTACGAGGCCGTGCTCGCCGCCGGCCAGGGCGAGTTCGACGCGACGCCGTTCATCGGCACGCTCGAGAACGAGGGCGTCGGCCTCGCGCCGTTCCACGACTTCGAGTCGAAGGTCTCCGACACGCTCCAGGGCGAGCTCGACGAGCTGAAGGATGCGATCATCGCCGGCGACATCGAGGTCAAGTCCTACCTCGCCGGTTAA
- a CDS encoding BMP family lipoprotein: protein MSVRRVLTFGAALVAASLALAGCGPAPEGGDDGAQAEVCARMVTNSGGLEDRSFNQSSWEGLQQAEEEYGIEAEALVSTGETDLEPNVQQAVDSGCELIVTVGYELAQATLDQAEANPDLAFSIVDEVVEAENVKPVVFDTAQASFLAGYLAAGVSKTGVVATFGGGNQPPVTLFMDGFVDGVAMYNEVHGTQVRALGWNKQTQDGAFTGDFEDVNKGKVLTEGFIDQGADVILPVAGQVGEGAAAAALERGGTSIIWVDSDGYDTLPEQYRAVLLTSVLKNTQQAMVEIVGDVVEDSFTNEPYVGTLENGGVEIAPYHDLESLVPAELQGEIEGVRQRIISGELVVESPSTP from the coding sequence ATGTCGGTGCGCAGGGTCCTCACGTTCGGAGCCGCGCTCGTCGCGGCATCCCTCGCCCTCGCCGGGTGCGGCCCGGCACCCGAGGGCGGCGACGACGGCGCCCAGGCCGAGGTGTGCGCGCGCATGGTCACCAACTCCGGCGGCCTCGAGGACCGTTCGTTCAACCAGTCCAGCTGGGAGGGCCTGCAACAGGCCGAGGAGGAGTACGGCATCGAGGCCGAGGCGCTCGTCTCGACCGGCGAGACCGACCTCGAGCCGAACGTGCAGCAGGCCGTCGACTCCGGCTGCGAGCTCATCGTCACCGTGGGATACGAGCTCGCGCAGGCCACGCTCGACCAGGCCGAGGCCAACCCCGATCTCGCCTTCTCCATCGTCGACGAGGTGGTCGAGGCCGAGAACGTCAAGCCCGTCGTCTTCGACACCGCGCAGGCGTCCTTCCTCGCCGGCTACCTCGCCGCGGGCGTCTCGAAGACGGGCGTCGTGGCGACCTTCGGCGGTGGCAACCAGCCACCGGTCACCCTGTTCATGGACGGCTTCGTCGACGGCGTCGCGATGTACAACGAGGTGCACGGCACCCAGGTGCGCGCGCTCGGCTGGAACAAGCAGACGCAGGACGGCGCGTTCACGGGCGACTTCGAGGACGTCAACAAGGGCAAGGTGCTCACCGAGGGCTTCATCGACCAGGGGGCCGACGTGATCCTCCCCGTCGCGGGCCAGGTGGGCGAAGGGGCGGCCGCGGCCGCGCTCGAGCGCGGCGGCACGTCGATCATCTGGGTCGACAGCGACGGCTACGACACACTTCCCGAGCAGTACCGCGCGGTCCTGCTGACGAGCGTGCTGAAGAACACCCAGCAGGCGATGGTCGAGATCGTGGGCGACGTCGTCGAGGACTCCTTCACGAACGAGCCCTACGTCGGCACGCTCGAGAACGGCGGCGTCGAGATCGCGCCGTACCACGACCTCGAATCGCTCGTCCCCGCCGAGCTGCAGGGCGAGATCGAGGGCGTCAGGCAGCGGATCATCTCGGGTGAGCTCGTCGTCGAGTCGCCCTCCACGCCCTGA